A part of Candidatus Electrothrix aestuarii genomic DNA contains:
- the holB gene encoding DNA polymerase III subunit delta' has product MPFSSIIGQPKAVNLLTRALNGNRLAHGYLFVGPEGIGKATTARALAASLFCQAPQAGMPCGRCGGCIKFASGNHPDFQVLRPEGAGIKIQQIRELKKSLSFPPFEAEMRIVIIEDAQTMGREAGNSLLKILEEPPPNNLLLLVAADSEPLLETIVSRCQVIPFMPLPVAQAVEIIQRNHPEFSPEETEAMAKLTSGCPGQAGTLYNDEVLSLHKECTQALLSKNRSQAEALEQALYLAGRLAELKDGLDQLFDLLALFFKENMMTQISGAQGTEPTLTSTTREGWNLQRLSAMVDAVDTARRQLARNCNRALVCEVLLLELFA; this is encoded by the coding sequence ATGCCCTTTTCATCGATTATCGGCCAGCCCAAGGCGGTCAACTTACTCACCCGTGCCCTGAACGGTAATCGCCTGGCCCACGGATATCTCTTTGTCGGCCCGGAAGGCATCGGCAAGGCCACAACAGCCCGCGCCCTGGCAGCCAGCCTCTTCTGTCAGGCTCCGCAGGCGGGCATGCCCTGTGGCCGTTGCGGAGGTTGCATAAAATTCGCCTCCGGCAACCACCCTGATTTCCAGGTCCTCAGGCCCGAAGGAGCGGGGATTAAAATCCAGCAGATCCGTGAGCTAAAAAAAAGCCTCTCCTTCCCTCCTTTTGAAGCAGAGATGCGGATAGTCATCATTGAAGATGCACAAACTATGGGACGGGAGGCAGGAAATAGCCTGCTTAAAATCCTGGAAGAACCACCTCCGAACAATCTCCTCCTCCTGGTGGCAGCAGACTCTGAGCCCCTTCTGGAGACTATTGTCTCCCGATGCCAGGTTATTCCCTTCATGCCCCTGCCAGTAGCGCAGGCCGTAGAAATTATCCAGAGAAATCATCCTGAATTTTCTCCTGAAGAAACTGAGGCGATGGCCAAACTGACCAGTGGATGCCCAGGCCAGGCCGGAACCCTTTATAACGACGAAGTGCTTTCCTTACATAAAGAATGCACTCAGGCCCTGCTCAGCAAAAACAGAAGCCAAGCTGAAGCCCTGGAGCAGGCCCTGTATCTTGCCGGACGCCTTGCAGAACTTAAAGATGGACTGGACCAGCTTTTTGACCTCCTGGCACTCTTTTTCAAGGAAAACATGATGACTCAGATCAGCGGAGCGCAAGGGACAGAGCCCACTCTCACCTCAACGACAAGAGAAGGCTGGAATTTACAACGTCTTTCTGCTATGGTGGACGCTGTTGATACTGCTCGCCGCCAACTGGCAAGGAACTGTAATCGGGCCTTGGTGTGCGAGGTCCTGCTGCTGGAACTTTTTGCATAA
- the ricT gene encoding regulatory iron-sulfur-containing complex subunit RicT, translated as MTETQEPQPVEPFHKDMAKSDYPGEQAFYYRVRFREQGQEYTARSTEPDLCRGDVVLVDTENCPEPMTVICKTAGATEPDIKRGYSYKIQRRVNDDEKKKYECLPGLEKKAASFCRECIKKHSLSMHLVRAERFFNGSKVIFYFTAENRVDFRELVKDLVQEFRTRVEMRQIGVRHETKMTGGIGACGRELCCTSFLQKFDSVSIKMAKTQDLPLNPSKISGVCNRLLCCLTYEFDTYKAIKREMPKVGRLLEYEGNVYRVVRIFALQGTVLAVSRENGELLMNEEQWRAATIVQRPGQKKTKNKPTRKPGQRKKGKQDENSE; from the coding sequence ATGACAGAAACGCAAGAACCACAGCCTGTTGAACCATTTCACAAAGATATGGCAAAGAGCGATTACCCTGGAGAGCAAGCATTCTATTACCGCGTTCGTTTTCGTGAGCAGGGCCAGGAATACACCGCACGGAGTACCGAACCTGACCTGTGCAGAGGAGACGTGGTGCTGGTGGACACAGAGAATTGTCCTGAGCCGATGACAGTGATCTGTAAAACCGCTGGAGCAACAGAACCAGACATCAAAAGGGGGTACTCCTACAAGATTCAACGACGAGTAAACGACGATGAAAAGAAAAAGTATGAGTGCCTGCCTGGCCTGGAAAAAAAGGCGGCTTCCTTTTGTCGGGAATGCATAAAAAAACATTCCCTATCCATGCACCTGGTCCGAGCTGAACGTTTTTTTAACGGATCCAAGGTGATTTTTTACTTCACCGCAGAAAATCGGGTAGATTTCCGGGAACTGGTCAAGGATTTGGTGCAGGAATTCCGCACTCGGGTGGAAATGCGCCAGATAGGTGTTCGACATGAGACCAAAATGACCGGAGGCATCGGTGCCTGTGGTCGGGAACTCTGCTGCACCTCTTTTCTTCAGAAGTTTGATTCCGTCTCCATCAAGATGGCTAAGACCCAGGATCTTCCTCTGAATCCATCGAAAATTTCCGGGGTTTGTAATCGGTTGCTTTGCTGTCTGACCTATGAGTTCGATACCTACAAAGCTATCAAACGGGAAATGCCAAAGGTCGGTCGCCTGCTGGAGTATGAGGGGAATGTTTATCGGGTTGTGCGAATTTTTGCTCTGCAAGGCACGGTACTAGCCGTATCTCGGGAAAACGGGGAACTCCTGATGAACGAAGAACAGTGGAGAGCGGCAACAATAGTACAGCGTCCGGGACAGAAAAAAACAAAAAACAAGCCCACAAGGAAACCTGGTCAACGTAAAAAAGGAAAGCAGGACGAAAACTCCGAGTAA
- a CDS encoding nucleoside hydrolase, whose product MEKILLDTDIGTDIDDAICLAYLLAHPACELMGISTVSGEPEKRAMIASALCKIAGQDIPIFPGLAHPMLSPIMQDEAQQAEALAHWPHEQTFPRNKAIPFLMETIHEHPGEITLLGIGAMTNIATLFTLDPEIPSLLKGLVLMCGLFQRRLGRLDPLEWNARQDPYATAIVYNHQVAVHRSIGADVTHDIRMGKQEVMDRFAQHDLLRPVLDFARIWFEDRDEVIFHDPLAAATIFDERICGLEQGSVEVELQSSRLLGYTHWLPEPFAYPGQHQIATSADKELFFDTFFSTFV is encoded by the coding sequence ATGGAAAAAATATTATTAGATACAGATATCGGCACGGATATAGATGACGCCATCTGTCTGGCCTATCTTCTGGCACATCCTGCCTGTGAACTGATGGGGATAAGCACGGTATCAGGAGAGCCTGAAAAACGCGCCATGATCGCAAGCGCCTTATGCAAGATCGCAGGCCAGGATATCCCAATCTTCCCCGGCCTGGCGCATCCGATGCTCAGCCCGATTATGCAGGATGAAGCGCAGCAGGCAGAGGCCTTAGCACATTGGCCGCATGAACAAACATTCCCCAGGAACAAGGCGATTCCCTTTCTCATGGAGACCATCCATGAGCATCCAGGAGAAATCACCTTACTCGGCATAGGCGCTATGACCAACATCGCCACCCTCTTCACCCTTGACCCTGAAATTCCATCTCTGCTCAAAGGGCTGGTCCTGATGTGCGGCCTTTTTCAGCGACGCCTGGGACGGCTTGATCCCTTGGAATGGAACGCCCGCCAGGACCCGTACGCAACGGCGATAGTCTATAATCATCAGGTGGCTGTTCATCGTTCCATCGGGGCCGATGTCACCCATGATATCCGCATGGGCAAGCAGGAGGTCATGGACCGCTTTGCCCAACATGATCTCCTCCGCCCTGTATTGGATTTTGCCCGGATATGGTTTGAAGATCGTGACGAGGTTATTTTTCATGATCCCCTGGCGGCAGCAACCATCTTTGATGAACGTATCTGCGGGCTGGAACAGGGAAGCGTGGAAGTGGAACTGCAAAGCAGCCGCTTATTGGGATACACGCATTGGCTGCCAGAACCCTTTGCATACCCAGGCCAGCATCAGATAGCCACCTCAGCAGACAAGGAGCTTTTTTTCGACACCTTTTTTTCTACCTTTGTATGA
- a CDS encoding molybdopterin molybdotransferase MoeA, whose translation MKKQSVIRECSFQEAHRAIITALQPLEQEPILLFQSLGRINGRTICAERPKPFYDQSTRDGFALAEQPSAFDASWAEFQIRGEQAAGCTEQQQVVAGQAYRIMTGALPPSGTARVVPFEICREEGEKIFVPQEALLEKELHIRPQGQDVKLGQILVSAGTRLCPEHLLLLTEEGVEQVAVYRRPRVAVVCTGSELIKNGENPLPGQKVSSNGMLLASLLQAEQCQVAGTETVGDDADKIIARIQEVINQEQPDLVITTGGMGPGKFDLLEQVVSRLGGKPIYNRLQIRPGKSTLFAIIGSTPLFALPGPPPAVRLLFHELIVPGLHRLQGLPSRDEPASDLVDAVVKGPVRFRRSGHLVLKSAVASVGNGQVQVRPTKRLEPMNAIMHLACPKEEKEHGEIAKGQQVQVRLLGSLATVNEIDEINE comes from the coding sequence ATGAAGAAACAGTCTGTTATCAGGGAGTGTTCTTTTCAGGAAGCGCATCGGGCCATTATCACTGCTCTACAGCCTTTAGAGCAGGAGCCGATTCTCCTTTTCCAGTCCTTGGGGCGCATTAATGGAAGAACAATCTGTGCTGAACGTCCCAAACCTTTTTATGATCAATCGACACGGGATGGTTTTGCCCTTGCTGAACAGCCTTCTGCCTTTGATGCTTCATGGGCTGAATTTCAGATACGGGGAGAGCAGGCTGCGGGCTGCACAGAACAGCAACAGGTTGTAGCGGGCCAGGCCTATCGGATTATGACCGGGGCTCTACCCCCCAGCGGGACCGCACGAGTTGTCCCCTTTGAGATATGCAGAGAGGAAGGGGAAAAAATCTTTGTGCCTCAAGAAGCATTGCTGGAAAAAGAATTACATATCCGTCCTCAAGGACAAGATGTCAAGCTGGGGCAGATCTTGGTTTCTGCTGGGACTCGCCTCTGTCCTGAACACCTGCTTCTTTTGACAGAGGAGGGAGTGGAGCAGGTGGCTGTCTATCGCCGTCCCCGGGTGGCAGTTGTTTGTACAGGGAGTGAGCTGATCAAGAACGGAGAAAATCCGCTGCCTGGTCAGAAGGTTTCCAGCAACGGGATGCTCCTTGCCTCGCTTTTGCAGGCAGAACAGTGCCAGGTTGCGGGGACCGAGACCGTAGGAGATGATGCGGATAAGATTATAGCTCGTATTCAAGAGGTGATCAATCAGGAGCAACCAGATCTGGTCATCACGACCGGAGGAATGGGGCCGGGAAAATTTGATCTGTTGGAACAGGTAGTGTCCCGTCTTGGAGGCAAGCCAATCTATAATCGATTGCAAATCCGGCCAGGAAAATCAACCCTGTTCGCCATAATAGGGAGCACCCCACTCTTTGCCCTCCCAGGTCCCCCACCGGCGGTCCGCCTTCTTTTTCATGAGCTTATTGTTCCGGGACTTCATCGTTTGCAAGGGCTCCCAAGCCGAGATGAGCCTGCCTCTGATCTGGTGGATGCTGTTGTAAAAGGGCCAGTGCGTTTTCGCCGTTCCGGTCATCTTGTTTTGAAAAGTGCGGTGGCATCTGTAGGTAACGGGCAAGTGCAGGTGCGCCCAACAAAACGGCTTGAACCCATGAATGCAATTATGCATCTTGCCTGCCCAAAGGAGGAAAAAGAGCACGGGGAAATAGCAAAAGGCCAACAGGTTCAGGTTCGCCTGCTCGGCTCCTTGGCAACGGTGAACGAGATTGATGAGATCAATGAATAA
- a CDS encoding sodium:solute symporter family protein yields the protein MSLQLLTYLVVGATFGLYIFIAIKARAGTTGEFYVAGKGVHPVLNGMATGADWMSAASFISMAGLIAFKGYDASVFLMGWTGGYCLLAMLLAPYLRKYGKFTVPEFIGDRYYSNTARVVAVICLIVASLTYVIGQMKGIGVAFSRFLELPYEVGLGVGMVIVFIYAVLGGMKGVTYTQIAQYCVLIFAYTVPAVFISLHLTGNPLPQLGLGGELNGSGMFLLEKLDKTLLDLGFNQYTTQNGSTLNIFLYTMSLMIGTAGLPHVITRFFTVPKVKDARSSVGWSLIFIAILYTTAPAVGAMARLNLMETIRPTTAQAAEGAGEWLKYDERPQWFKNWEKTGLLQFEDKNGDGRIQYVGPNYKGLENEMVKVDRDIMVLANPEIAKLPNWVIALVAAGGIAAALSTAAGLLLAISSSISHDLLKGIIMKDMSDKKELMAGRIAMAAAIAVAGWFGLHPPGFAAQVVALAFGLAASSIFPALMMGVFVKRVNNIGAVCGMLSGLSITLVYIFWFKGWFFMADTAMAANTPENWFLGIAPEAFGTVGALVNFAVAYLVSRITPEPPEHIQHLVEDIRVPGVMQP from the coding sequence ATGAGTTTACAATTACTGACATACTTGGTGGTTGGCGCTACCTTTGGACTGTATATCTTTATTGCCATCAAGGCCCGAGCCGGTACAACGGGTGAGTTTTATGTTGCTGGCAAGGGCGTACATCCAGTACTCAACGGTATGGCAACTGGTGCGGACTGGATGTCTGCGGCCTCGTTTATCTCGATGGCAGGCCTTATCGCCTTTAAGGGGTATGATGCCTCTGTGTTCCTGATGGGCTGGACTGGCGGTTACTGTCTGCTGGCCATGCTTTTGGCTCCGTATCTGCGGAAATACGGTAAATTTACCGTGCCGGAATTTATTGGGGATCGTTATTACTCCAATACAGCCCGGGTTGTTGCGGTTATCTGCCTCATCGTTGCCTCCTTGACTTATGTTATCGGGCAGATGAAGGGTATTGGTGTTGCCTTTTCCCGCTTTCTTGAACTCCCCTATGAAGTCGGCTTAGGTGTCGGTATGGTTATCGTCTTCATCTACGCTGTTCTCGGTGGAATGAAAGGTGTTACCTACACACAGATTGCTCAGTACTGCGTTCTGATTTTTGCTTACACCGTTCCTGCGGTTTTCATTTCTCTGCACCTTACTGGCAATCCTTTGCCACAGCTTGGTCTTGGTGGAGAGTTAAACGGTTCTGGTATGTTCCTGCTGGAAAAACTTGATAAGACCTTGTTGGATCTTGGCTTTAATCAGTACACGACTCAGAATGGTTCAACCCTGAACATATTTCTGTACACGATGTCCCTGATGATCGGTACAGCTGGTCTTCCCCATGTTATCACCCGTTTTTTCACCGTTCCTAAGGTGAAAGATGCTCGTTCTTCCGTGGGCTGGTCCCTGATTTTTATCGCCATTCTCTACACCACTGCTCCTGCGGTTGGTGCTATGGCACGTTTGAATCTGATGGAGACCATTCGCCCCACCACTGCCCAGGCAGCAGAGGGCGCTGGCGAGTGGCTTAAATATGATGAACGTCCGCAATGGTTTAAAAACTGGGAAAAAACCGGTCTCCTGCAGTTTGAGGATAAGAACGGCGACGGCAGAATTCAGTATGTTGGCCCCAATTATAAAGGGCTTGAGAATGAAATGGTCAAGGTTGACCGTGACATCATGGTGCTTGCCAATCCTGAGATCGCGAAACTGCCGAACTGGGTTATCGCCTTAGTTGCTGCCGGTGGTATTGCTGCGGCGCTGTCCACTGCTGCTGGTCTTCTGCTGGCCATCTCTTCCTCTATCTCTCATGACCTGCTGAAAGGTATTATCATGAAAGATATGAGCGACAAGAAAGAGCTGATGGCTGGTCGTATCGCTATGGCTGCTGCTATTGCTGTGGCGGGTTGGTTTGGTCTCCATCCTCCGGGATTTGCAGCCCAGGTTGTTGCCTTGGCTTTTGGACTGGCTGCTTCTTCCATCTTCCCAGCCCTGATGATGGGTGTTTTTGTCAAGCGGGTGAATAATATCGGTGCAGTTTGCGGTATGCTGTCCGGTTTGAGTATCACCCTGGTCTACATCTTCTGGTTCAAGGGTTGGTTCTTTATGGCAGATACAGCAATGGCTGCCAATACTCCTGAAAACTGGTTTCTCGGAATTGCTCCAGAGGCCTTTGGTACCGTTGGTGCCCTGGTGAACTTTGCGGTTGCCTATCTGGTATCCCGCATCACCCCGGAACCGCCGGAGCACATCCAGCATCTGGTTGAAGACATTCGCGTTCCTGGTGTTATGCAACCATAA
- a CDS encoding DUF4212 domain-containing protein: MSSDSQAYWKANIRLVAVCLVIWFVVSYGCGILFAPALNSIHILGGYPLGFWFAQQGSIYSFVILVFFYAWRMNQLDRKFGVQED; encoded by the coding sequence ATGAGCAGTGATTCGCAAGCATACTGGAAAGCCAACATCCGATTAGTTGCGGTATGTTTGGTTATCTGGTTCGTCGTGTCCTACGGTTGCGGAATACTCTTTGCCCCGGCATTGAATAGTATTCATATTTTGGGCGGCTACCCGCTTGGTTTCTGGTTTGCCCAGCAAGGGTCTATCTATAGCTTTGTCATACTCGTCTTTTTTTATGCCTGGCGTATGAATCAGCTTGATCGTAAATTCGGTGTTCAGGAAGATTAA
- a CDS encoding 3'-5' exonuclease, which produces MQFLDFHQGAPLAEYSFVVCDTELTGLNKRKDEIISIGAVRIVNLQIQLDQTFHRFIRPVNINPNKATLIHRITPEELKKADPAEEVLPQFIEFCDNSLIVGHFVGLDMYFLNKTARQVLGGTLSNPGVDTMRLARRYKDSGQTDHYGHHDHASAYNLDALAKEFGLPAFKPHDALEDALQTAYLFLYLIKKFKDGGIHSLKELYRAGRILH; this is translated from the coding sequence GTGCAGTTCCTTGACTTTCATCAAGGGGCGCCTCTGGCAGAATACAGCTTTGTCGTCTGCGACACCGAGTTAACCGGTCTGAATAAACGCAAAGACGAGATCATCTCCATAGGTGCTGTTCGTATCGTCAATCTCCAGATTCAACTTGATCAGACCTTCCATCGCTTTATCCGTCCTGTTAATATCAATCCGAATAAAGCTACTCTCATTCACAGGATTACACCAGAGGAACTCAAAAAAGCAGATCCTGCTGAAGAGGTGCTCCCTCAATTCATAGAGTTCTGCGACAACAGTCTGATCGTTGGTCATTTCGTGGGATTGGACATGTATTTCCTCAACAAGACAGCCCGTCAGGTCTTGGGTGGAACCCTGTCTAATCCAGGAGTTGACACCATGCGGCTTGCCCGCAGATATAAAGACAGTGGACAGACTGATCACTACGGACATCACGACCACGCCTCAGCCTACAATTTGGATGCGCTCGCCAAAGAATTTGGCCTGCCTGCCTTTAAGCCCCATGATGCATTAGAAGATGCTCTCCAAACAGCCTATCTCTTTTTATATCTTATAAAAAAATTCAAAGACGGCGGCATTCATTCTCTAAAGGAACTTTATAGGGCCGGAAGAATTCTGCACTGA
- a CDS encoding lauroyl acyltransferase has product MNGFWYKLLVGSSRIFGSWFFALIARIIAAGYFLFSRNVPESRRFYAALYPKRSKYYHLWCTFQQYQHFTTIHLDRLLLDNTQSINYTSQGWENLEAVIGKQGGILLMSHLGNWEMAATLLKQQKADLHLLLYMGVKEKEGVERIQKEDLRRSGVTIIGVDQDENAALSAVEGIRFLQSGGLVSLTGDRLWRHDQRRVQVSFLGHDASIPEAPFIFALVSGSPLFAFFTFRTNQGYTFSLSEPIAVEAQSRQDRAAAVSQAAQQYANLLEQALREHPFEWYHFERFIH; this is encoded by the coding sequence ATGAACGGCTTTTGGTACAAACTCCTGGTGGGAAGCTCCCGGATCTTCGGCTCCTGGTTCTTTGCCCTTATTGCCCGAATAATCGCGGCAGGCTATTTTCTCTTTTCCCGAAACGTCCCGGAAAGCCGCCGTTTTTACGCAGCCCTCTATCCAAAGCGAAGCAAATATTACCATCTCTGGTGTACCTTTCAGCAATATCAGCACTTCACCACCATTCACCTTGATCGCCTGCTGCTGGATAACACCCAATCCATCAACTATACCTCCCAGGGCTGGGAAAATCTGGAAGCGGTGATCGGCAAACAAGGGGGCATCCTTCTCATGTCTCATCTGGGCAACTGGGAGATGGCAGCCACCCTGCTCAAGCAGCAAAAGGCGGATCTCCACCTGCTGCTCTATATGGGAGTCAAGGAAAAGGAAGGAGTGGAGCGCATCCAGAAAGAGGATCTTCGACGCTCCGGCGTGACCATTATAGGGGTGGATCAGGATGAGAATGCAGCTTTGTCCGCTGTGGAGGGAATTCGCTTTCTCCAATCCGGCGGGCTGGTTTCCCTTACCGGTGACAGGCTGTGGCGGCATGATCAGCGCAGGGTACAAGTGAGCTTTCTCGGGCATGATGCCTCTATCCCAGAAGCCCCTTTTATCTTTGCCCTGGTTTCCGGTTCGCCTCTATTTGCCTTTTTTACCTTCCGCACTAATCAGGGATATACCTTCAGCCTTTCCGAGCCCATTGCCGTTGAGGCCCAATCCAGGCAAGACAGGGCTGCCGCCGTCAGTCAGGCGGCCCAGCAATATGCTAATCTGCTGGAACAGGCCTTACGTGAACACCCTTTTGAGTGGTATCATTTCGAGCGCTTTATTCATTGA
- a CDS encoding DUF294 nucleotidyltransferase-like domain-containing protein — MAADVHSLAPEVVVEFFAKIMPFKELDHETLHGMARHVKVDFFPKGTRLFHAGETTISHLLFIQQGGVKSFITDDEGEVTLKDYRGEGDYIGALGIIRGTKASLDVETVEDTFCFLLPQAIFLDLINTQPGFSQYYLKSFSEKFVGTAYAELRRHKMTRRGDENLYLFSMQVGDLVKKPLRKASADSTIQQAAQQMATHRVASLLIHQPGRPDEIIGIITDRDLSSKVLAPGLAYTEQVRCIMSSPVASVLSQSTCFDALLKMMSCSIHHLAVERRGKIIGVITSHDITLIQGVSPYSLFKEVGKQQKIPDLYPLSKKIPEMIRNLIKEGAKSGNISRMISILNDHILERLLTLLEEEIGPPPVAYCWLLMGSEGRREQTFKTDQDNAIIYADPKNEQQAKEAEEYFSRFTRKAIDHLVECGYPLCPGEIMAVNPKWCQPLSVWKGYFKDWVSSPDPQEILHATIFFDFRSGFGKASFADELRQYLSDLTERHELYLLHLANQCLAGKAPLSFFRNFIVEKNGEHKNKLDIKHQGLTPFVNFARLLALRHGIKETNTLARLHVLAKENIIDESLWVKAVDAYEMQMQLRIIHQLNQLEIDAEPDNHVAPDELSELEKRMLRDAFEVIDRLHSVLKTMFPTP; from the coding sequence ATGGCAGCAGATGTACACTCCTTAGCCCCTGAAGTCGTGGTTGAGTTTTTCGCCAAAATCATGCCCTTTAAAGAGCTTGACCATGAAACACTGCATGGCATGGCCCGGCATGTTAAGGTTGACTTTTTCCCTAAAGGAACCCGTTTGTTCCATGCTGGCGAAACAACCATTTCCCATCTCTTATTTATCCAACAGGGAGGGGTCAAATCTTTTATCACTGACGATGAGGGTGAGGTCACCCTGAAAGATTACCGGGGCGAGGGAGATTATATCGGGGCACTTGGCATTATCCGGGGGACCAAGGCCAGCCTCGACGTGGAAACCGTTGAAGACACCTTCTGCTTCCTCCTTCCCCAGGCGATCTTTCTAGATCTCATCAATACCCAGCCCGGTTTCTCCCAATATTACCTCAAAAGCTTTTCAGAAAAATTTGTTGGCACGGCCTATGCTGAACTGCGTCGTCATAAGATGACCCGCCGAGGCGATGAAAATCTGTACCTCTTTTCCATGCAGGTAGGGGATCTCGTGAAAAAGCCTCTTCGCAAAGCCTCAGCCGACAGCACCATCCAGCAGGCAGCGCAACAAATGGCCACCCATCGCGTGGCCTCCCTGCTCATTCATCAACCTGGCCGTCCTGATGAAATTATCGGAATCATCACGGACCGGGACTTGAGCTCTAAGGTCTTAGCGCCTGGTCTTGCGTATACAGAGCAGGTTCGGTGCATCATGTCCTCACCTGTTGCCTCTGTCCTTTCTCAATCCACCTGCTTTGATGCCCTGCTCAAGATGATGTCCTGCTCAATCCATCACCTTGCGGTGGAGCGACGAGGAAAAATCATCGGTGTCATCACCTCCCATGATATCACCCTGATCCAGGGGGTCTCCCCCTACTCGCTGTTTAAAGAGGTTGGAAAGCAACAAAAAATTCCCGACCTCTATCCCCTTTCCAAAAAGATCCCGGAGATGATCCGAAATCTGATTAAAGAAGGCGCCAAATCAGGGAATATCTCCCGAATGATCTCCATCCTCAATGATCACATTCTGGAACGACTCCTGACCCTCCTTGAGGAGGAGATAGGACCTCCTCCAGTCGCGTATTGCTGGCTCCTTATGGGCTCGGAAGGGCGACGGGAACAGACATTTAAAACCGATCAGGATAACGCCATTATCTATGCTGATCCCAAAAACGAACAGCAAGCCAAGGAGGCGGAAGAGTACTTTTCCCGCTTCACCCGCAAGGCCATAGATCACTTGGTTGAATGCGGTTACCCCCTCTGTCCTGGCGAGATCATGGCGGTCAATCCTAAATGGTGTCAGCCGCTTTCGGTCTGGAAAGGCTATTTTAAAGATTGGGTCTCCTCGCCTGATCCCCAGGAAATTTTACATGCCACCATTTTCTTTGATTTCCGCTCTGGATTCGGCAAAGCATCTTTTGCCGATGAACTCCGCCAGTACCTGAGCGACCTTACCGAACGTCATGAGCTGTATCTGCTCCACCTTGCCAATCAATGCTTGGCCGGAAAAGCACCGCTCTCCTTTTTTAGAAACTTCATTGTGGAAAAAAATGGCGAGCATAAGAACAAGTTGGACATCAAGCATCAGGGCCTGACGCCTTTTGTCAACTTTGCCCGCCTCCTGGCCCTCAGACATGGAATCAAGGAAACAAATACCCTGGCCCGCTTACATGTTCTTGCCAAGGAAAACATCATCGACGAATCCCTTTGGGTCAAAGCGGTAGATGCCTATGAGATGCAGATGCAACTCCGTATTATTCACCAGCTGAACCAGCTGGAAATTGATGCAGAACCGGATAATCACGTTGCACCGGACGAACTTTCGGAACTGGAGAAACGCATGCTTCGGGATGCCTTTGAGGTTATTGATCGCCTGCACAGTGTGTTAAAAACAATGTTTCCTACTCCGTAA